TAATTCGAGATGATTTAAAGGTGAGGACGAGCTAAATTCCTTTCCCCTCAGATTGATTACGTATGCAATCCAGAACCCACCAATTCTTCTCTTTACATTTAAAGTGTAGATAAAGGACAGATGGAGAATATACCTGGATTCATTTACAATACTTCCATAAACTGTTTCCTTGTATTTTTCTTACTTCCCAACACAAAATGTACCCTAGAACCAAGACGCTTCTTAGGTTTACTATATTGGATTAAACAATTTCCCTGTTTGTTATTGTTGCAAACCATGCCAGCTATTTCAAGTGCAACGTAATAGTTCATCAAGAGTTTTGAGTTAACTTGAGAATGTGTGATTTAAACAAGAGTTATTACATCATTGACTATTTCATCTGCGGGAAGTCTTGTCAGGCAAACTGACAGTTAATCAACGCAAAACGGACAAAAGTAGCAAGGAGCATTTATATGGATACTGAATGCCCCCCTTCAACAGAAAGATAAGTAAAAGAAAGCAGTAACAAATGATATTTATAACATTTACTTTCATCATTTGAGTATTGTATACAGTAAATTTTATTCTTATTTCTTGTATTTACGTGGATTTTGGTTCCTCAATAGggcaatacatttttaaactagAGTAATCGCAATTAATGTATTTCCAGCATCAATAGCTAACACCGAAACTAAAAACGCAGAATAAAATACATGTGTTAAAACAACACAATGCATGGTTTAGTGCCAAAGCTCTTTTACAGAGTAAGTGGGCGGCTCTGAAAAGAGCCTTTGGGTTATAGATGTTAGCATTCATATATCTTTACTTAGAGCTTGTGTACTTGGTAACAGCCTTTGTACCCTCAGACACAGCGTGTTTGGCCAACTCCCCCGGCAACAGAAGGCGCACAGCGGTCTGGATCTCTCGGGATGTGATGGTCGAACGCTTGTTATAATGCGCCAGACGAGACGCTTCCCCAGCGATACGTTCGAAAATGTCGTTTACAAAGGAGTTCATAATGCCCATCGCCTTAGAGGAAATGCCGGTGTCCGGGTGAACTTGCTTCAACACTTTGTACACGTAAATTGAGTAACTTTCCTTCCTAGTTTTTCTACGTTTTTTATCTCCCTTCTTCTGGGTCTTGGTCACGGCCTTCTTAGAACCCTTcttgggagcaggagcagatttCGCCGGCTCAGGCATTTTAACAGTTAAGTGTACTCTCCAACTCGAAAACGACAacaacaaaatcagaaaaaaagagCCGTTCCTCCCTGTATTTATAGGTTTGCTATGCAAATGAGCAGCCTATGTTTTCTAGTTTTCTATTGGCAGTTGGATTCAACATATGGTTTCGCGTTTTATGCTGCAATTGGTCAATGTGAGATCCTCGTCTTCATTGGTTGCTCAGAGAGTGACATTTTTCAACCAATCATGATTCACTAATCTGTCCGGGAGAGGGAATAAAAGAGCAAGAATCGTTGCGTCATTATACTTTTCCCATTTGTGTTTTTTGTGAACGGTGGTCCTTGTGGTGAAGAAGAGTTACGATGTCGGGCCGAGGGAAACAAGGCGGAAAAGTGAGGGCTAAGGCAAAGTCTCGTTCATCTCGGGCCGGCTTGCAGTTTCCGGTTGGCCGTGTTCATCGGCTTCTCCGGAAGGGTAATTATGCTGAGCGAGTTGGAGCTGGAGCCCCTGTCTATATGGCGGCTGTCTTAGAATATCTGACCGCTGAGATTCTCGAGTTGGCTGGTAATGCTGCTCGGGATAACAAAAAGACTAGGATCATCCCCCGCCATCTGCAGCTCGCCATCCGTAACGACGAGGAGCTCAACAAGCTACTTGGGAAAGTCACGATCGCTCAAGGGGGTGTCCTGCCCAACATCCAGGCTGTGCTGCTGCCTAAGAAAACCGAAAGTCATAAAGCCAAGAGCAAGTAAAAGTGACTTAGAGAAAacaagataatttttaaaaataacccaaagGCTCTTTTCAGAGCCACCCACAGGATCAGAAAAGAGCTAAATTATTTTGTCTTACGGATTTAATAAAGTGAGTACGCTTTGTATTTTTAACTTAATCATTTTGCTGCACTTTTTCCTCTTAGGGTTCCCCACGTTCTGCATGAAGGAATAAACCTTTCGAATTACCAGTAGTTGTATTGCAATGGATTTCTAGGTGTTATCGATATAATTTAGTATATCTATTCTTCGTTTTcgaaaaacaaatttttaatttAAGATTGTGGTAGTTAAGTGGTATatgacaattttcagagtagcagctgtgttaatctgtatccgtaaaaagaaaaagagtacttgtggccccttagagactaacaaatatatggAAACTAAAAGTAAATCGTAAAACCTCACTTCTGCTATTCTCCGTATTTAACCCATCTCCCCAGTATTTTAATTGTGGTGTCGTTCTGCCTGTCTCTTACAAATGTATCACCTTCAAGGTCATTCCGAAAAAGGACCCTTAGAGACGTGAATGAATTTAGAGGATCGGCTGAAACACAAGCACAGTAAGAGGTAGATGTGTACAATAAAAAGGACAAAAAGTATCAAAATCCATGTATTACTGCCATTAATAGATCTCTCTGTGGTGTTTGTGCTCTGATTTAAGGGAATAAAGCTTTCCTGCAATGTAATTTAGATTTATTTGGAAATGAACAAATGAAACCCAGAGGTGCGGTGTGTTAAACCAAACTAGCTCCTCAAATCACCTAGACTGGGCGATGAAGCGTTGAATGTAGAGGAAAAACCCCAACAGAAAATGAGCTGCCACCGGCCGTGCTTATCAGTTGCTGCACTGGGCGGGCTTTTCAAACCTGCCAGCCGTTTTCCTTTCCTTGCCAGTCAGCTGCGTTTTGtatttcttccttctctcccGTTCCTCCCAATCAACAGCGGCGCTTTCCTTTTTTCCTCATTCTCTCCTTCAACCTTCTGTACTGAAGAGATCAAGGCGCTCTAAAGAGTACGCTCTGCAGAACTGAGTTAAGAGGTTCTCAGAGATTTAGATTTCCCAGCTCACATGTCCAGAGGGCAGCTGTTTCGGTGCGGTAGGGTGCCGAGGTTGCCATGCGGTTCCCTGGTTATGTAGAGGGCGATGGGGCAGCCCAAGCGAGCCACAGCACCAGCTACGGGGGAACCTCTCAAGTGCCTATAACTCCATCTCGAGCCCTATCCCTCACAATCCATTTTATAATTTATCTCCATAATGTGTAATGCACTTTACTGCATCGACTCCCTGCAGAGCAGGAATGAAGGATAACTAGAGTACCTATGCTCCAGGAAGGTAAACAACTTTGATGGAAGAGAGCTTGGAACTCTGATGCTGTGCAGGTAGCTTGTAGCTGTGATACTGTGGGTGTGGGGTTCTGTTCTTACCTCCTCATTTCAAAGCCTCCCCCTTTATATGTCAAgctccaaataaatgtgttcttcCTCCCAAAATGTAGCCCTGGTGTGAAATACAAACTTCCTGCTGCCATGCAATAGCTGTCTCTCCAGGTTAGGTAAAGCATCTTTCCTTTGAGTCCCATTAACATTAGAATGCTCCTTATTCAGTGCTAGGCCATCAGTTTATTACACTCAGGTTTACCTACTGGACCTCTATGGTCACAAAGAGCCTTTTGGGATAGGTTGGGGAGGTGTGTTGTGCATTAGATAGGGTTTCTGTGATTTATTTAAATAACCTTTATTTCTCTTGTTTTGACACaacaataacttgtgtttggggtttgtttccaAGAACTTAGTTTTATATGTACACCACACTTTTGTAAGCAACCTATCTTCTTTtgtgtgctttaaaaatattttaactacaTGTGTTAATTGTAtatttataggttttttttttttttaagggaacaATTCTGGCTTTATTTTTGAAGGTTGACTATTTTAAGAGCAAACATCCCAAACACCGAGAAAAGAAGAACAGAATATAGGAAAAATGCATCTTTTCTCTCTGATGCTTCCAGTTTAGCTACAATGAAGTGTTGCAGAGCTACATTTTTTCTGGTCGGCTGAAATGTACTCTTATTGGGCGATGAGGGAGACTAGAGGTAGATTTCACTGTAACTCTTAAACTGGTCCAATTACCCTGTTTGTtacaagctgaccccttatatagGTTTCTAGTCATTGgctcttgttatacctttgcctGCTACATTTAAGAGCTCTCTActataaactaaactaaactaaaacaaaacaaacaaaaactctcCAGGTCAGTGCTTGGAGATTGAGAACAAGACACCTTGCTCATCTCTTGGATAAGATAAACAGAATGAGTTTCTTAAGTCTCTTTGTAAGGTAGATTTTCCAGGCCTCAGTTCATTCTTGGAGTTTTCTGAACCCTGTccaaatttttcaacatcctttttggaGCGTGGACACTAGAACTAGACAAAGAATTACTATAATGGTATCACCAAAGCCACATAAAGAAGTAATACCATCGTAATTATACATCTAAGGTTTGTGTTAGAAGTCTTAGCAACAGCATTACACTCAGAGCTCCTGTTTAATTGGCTACctacttttttcagagtcactgttttccaCTGTACGTGCATATTTATTGTCATCATAGGAACATTTTGGTTTGTTATGCTAACAATTCTCTTATCTCAACAGAAATCTTAACATGAGCAACTTGGGAGACTTCTGAGTGGTGTGTTTTTGGGAGGTGCCTTCATTGTTTAGATGGAAGGAAGGCTTTTAGCGGCCTTATGTGTATTAACCTCTTATTTTTCTATTTCAGTAACCTTTCCTTAGTTCCTCCTGAGCCACTGACACATCAGGCAGTCCAGTTCTTCCACTGATTATGGACATTCATTAATTGTGATACTTTTTCCCAGATGATTCCAGCATATTGAATACCCTTTGTCACTGTCTTCTGCCAGTGTTTCCTTGGCCATCCTcactttctttttcctcccttgggTACTCCGTTCCATACTTGCTTAccatgtctcccatcttccatacaGTGTACATTTCCCAACCACCTGAGCCTTCTTTCTTTGTGTATATTATCTAACACATCCTGCTCTGTCAGCGCCCTTACTCTCtcatttgttattttgtttttccattaaaTGTGTAGTGTTTTTCAACCATCTGTAACTGGCAGCTTCTAATCTCTTTTTATTAGTCACTGTCATCTTCCAAGTCTCTGCTCCTTACAATACTGCAGTATAGTCTGATCTTTAGTTTGATATGGAGACCTCTGTTTGACTAAATGTTGTTCATCCTTCCAAagtggtgtttgcttttcctaATCTTGTATGAATATCTGGATGGCAGCCACTTTCAAATATCACATCCCCAGGTAGCAAAACTCTTCTACCTGATCGATTTCTTTTCCATTCATGTACACCTTTGCATCTGTTAAGATCATGAAGGTAGGAAACCATACAACTGTGCAAAGATGTATATGGATGGATTACAGTAACATTAATACAAAAAGATCTCACAGAGTACACAAAGGGACAGGTATTCAAGGGTGTAAGTGGTAGAATATTTGGTCAATCAGATTGCATGGGAAAGCAAAACCAAAGATCCATTTTTGGACTCAAAGGAAGATAGGAAGAGTGAGGGATTACACTCAGAAGTTTAGATTTAAGGAGGGGGGGAAAGTCAAAAGTATTTCTGAATACATTGGCTTAGACATCTGTCCATGCTTCCATTTCACAGTATAAAATCATGATACTAGACAACTGCAGATAATTAACTGATCCCTACTTCCTAGATCTTTTACACGTATCATACTCTTGCGTGGAATCAGGACAAATTAAACTGAAATACATAAGGTGCGTATTTCAAGTTCCTTAAGTAGTGAATCCCTATATTCCCTCAAATTTACATTTTAGAGTTGGCTTGCGTGTTTGTGTGTCCAATCACATTTATTTTAGCAAATTATCGCTGTGGTGAATTGTTTAACTAGCATACTGTACTTCAGCatttttgggcctgatcctcaggtCTGGCCAAGCTATACCTAAGGAAGGAGCGAAAGGAGAAGGAACAATGATGGCTTTATGCCAGGGATCAGTGGAACCCCTGGCATGGATTAGAGTAGCCGCAGAGCTTTGTACATTTGAGTTTAGCTAGTAGTGGCCCCAGTGCTGTTCCAGCCACTGGAAACCATCATCCTGCAGGTGTGCTTCCATCATGTTGGAATTTGTAAGAGAAGGTGACATAAACTGTATCAATTACACTGGAGGAATCCTCAGTTGTCCAAGTATGATGGTTTTAAAGCCAGTTTGTGCTCCTGGAATAAGGGGAAAGATGTAAGGTTTAAAAAATCCACAGATTACTCCTACATAAATATCCTTGCCTTTGCTCTTACAAATAACAGAGATAATAGTAAATAAGTAAAGCCTCCAAAGATAAAGTAAATGATGCTATTTAATGgaaataatttacatttaatgTGGCTTTACCACCTCCCTGAATTCACTCCTCAGTATGTTCCTAAATCTTAACATATACAATTTGTAAACAACAAATTAAAAGTACCTCAAACCTACTAAATAAAGATAAAGCCCACCACCACCAGAGGAAGCAATGATTTCTAATAGCAGCAATTACTGTATTTATTTCTCCCAGTTGTA
The Eretmochelys imbricata isolate rEreImb1 chromosome 1, rEreImb1.hap1, whole genome shotgun sequence DNA segment above includes these coding regions:
- the LOC144272993 gene encoding histone H2B 8, whose amino-acid sequence is MPEPAKSAPAPKKGSKKAVTKTQKKGDKKRRKTRKESYSIYVYKVLKQVHPDTGISSKAMGIMNSFVNDIFERIAGEASRLAHYNKRSTITSREIQTAVRLLLPGELAKHAVSEGTKAVTKYTSSK
- the LOC144272975 gene encoding histone H2A.J; this translates as MSGRGKQGGKVRAKAKSRSSRAGLQFPVGRVHRLLRKGNYAERVGAGAPVYMAAVLEYLTAEILELAGNAARDNKKTRIIPRHLQLAIRNDEELNKLLGKVTIAQGGVLPNIQAVLLPKKTESHKAKSK